In Magallana gigas chromosome 1, xbMagGiga1.1, whole genome shotgun sequence, the sequence TATCAGCTCTTTGACTATGCTAAAATGCCCCTTTTTACATGCAGCTAATAGTGGTGATTCAGAGTTCAAAGAAATATTGAGATCAACACCTGttgttatcaatttttcaacaatGCACAAATGATTTTCTTTGCAAGCATTTATTATGGGGGCGTTCAGATTGATATCAGCTCCTGCTTTTATCAGCTCTTCAACTATAAGTGCGTGTCCTTCCTGACATGCAGACTGTAATGGTGAaattaaaacactttttttatTGACACTAGCACCCGATTTCAATAATTCTCTTACTGTGCTTTGCTGTCCATTTTCACACGCAGCTATTAAAGGTGTTTCAAAGTCAACGCACATATTGATATTAGCTCCAGCTTCTAACAGTGCCATGACAATATCTAGATATCAATATTTGCAAGCAATAATtaatggatttttttcaaaatataccaTGCCTGAAGGCCAAACCCTGTTATTGAGAGCGTCTGTATTGACATGTTTGAGTAATATTTGCACAGTATCAAGATCGCCAGAATAACAACCGAGACAAAGCAGGCGACATTGCTCAACAAAAAATGGTTCATCATACGTGTCACAAATTATGTCACTATTTGAGTCACTATCTATAAAACTAGCTTCATCATCATCTTGGTCACTGCAACTACTGTTAACGTTATTATCAATGTCTGTCTGGTTTATAAATGAATAACTTTGGTGGTCTTCATTGTAGCGACTGAGAAACAGGTCAATAATGTTTCCATTTGTTTGAATCATTTGATCTAAAATATACTGAAGAATTTTATAATGTCCAAAAATAATAACCCATTGTATTCCCTTGAGACAGCTCATATATGGATATAATCTGCCATGCCTACGTTCGATGATTGTATCATTTATGAGAAAATCATATTCAAACATGCCCAATCTTGTGTGTTTCTTTTCCTCATCACCATATTTTTTAGGTTCATAGTTCCATGTATCTACTTCAGAGGCGTTGTTTAGCTCAGATATAAGTAAAGTGTATAAATCATTATACGACTTCTTGTTCAATAATGCAATGAACTTTTGGAACACAGATGGAGTTTTCAAAGCTTCGTTACCGAACACGTCATAAAATTCGCCATTATATACGTCTTTGAACAGACGATCAGCTAGCATTGAATATTGGGGCTCATGCAGTTTTATACTTAAGTCGATGATAGTCTCACTTTCATGACTTGTTTGGATGCGTTTTTTATCTTCACTTTCTTTATCTTCTTCGCATTCTTCCTCTCTTTTCCTTTTTCTAGAGTTATCTTTATCTAGTTTGACATAACTAGCAATGTACTTACTACTCGCGTATTGCAAAATCAGTTCTGGATATTTACGACCAAAATGATATGCGATAATTTCAAACATGGAGTCGTGAATAAAAGTAAATTCATCGTCATTTTTCTTTGTGTAGGTTCCCTTCATTTCTGACAAGGCATTGATCAATTGAAAGTTATCTGTTGTAGATGGCACTTTACATGTTCTTAGAATGCTGCATTTCATCTCAGCAAACGAATTGTCTTCCAATGTCTCCTTAGCTGCATTATTGCCATTATCTAACATTTTTTCtgacagtttgtttttattagcCATAAGTAAAACTAACGAGACATACTGGTGCTTGTTATGTATTCTCAGTGAGTCCAATTCCTTCAGGATACATTCAATAGGTgatatgaaaaaagaatttcCATAAACTTTCAACTTCGGTTCGCTTGAAAAGAGTTTACATAAAAGAGGGAACATGCTTGAGGATGATGCCAAATTGTCCGAGGTCAAAAAATCTCTATctaaagaatatttttcaagTAATTCTTGTTTGTCGTCATCGTTTAATGTGTTTTCTTTACTTTGTAAAAGAACCGTATTCTTTCCTTTAACCAGAACACAGTCGGATACCAATTCATTTCTAAAAACTGCCTCACGACACGTCACAAGGGTTTTCGTTTTTCGATTGATTGGATCTTTAAGTCTTTCGCTGTATTTATTAATCATATGAAGTTCGTGTTCGTTTACTCCAAAAACTCCAAGGACATCATCGATTACAAACACCTGTGGAATGTTTTGGTTACTATAATCTTCAATCTTGTTTATTTCCTTGATTGGAAAAATTTCATACCCTTCCTTTTGCAGTATTAGAGCAATATGACGGGCTGTTGCCGTTTTACCGGAGCCTGGAACACCGACAAATGTTACGTATGGTTGTGATCTGACTTGCTCTAGCATCACTGGGAAGTTGTGGGTTTCTAAAAACACTCTGTCATCCTCTTTCCACTTTGAAATATCCCTTTCATATAAAGCTGAAAAACAAAACCATGTGACTTGCTATTATTAATCAATGTACTGAAGTATTAAAAGCCgagctcttttggtgtgtctatgcttattgtgtagtaaagactgaaaatatctctctctctctctctctctttctctctctctctctctctctctctctctctctcttatggtTTTAATGTCGACAAAACGTCAGAGAGCGAgtgaccaaattttgtaagcggctataaacaaaaatatgtctgtctgtagaaaaaagttcaagaGTTGCTgacttgaattttgcaacaagcgttatatatttGATCCCATTTCTTccacgcgcagcaaagtagttcataaaAATTcctgcgcattgtatgtgtccaaaatgcatatttttgtttttaaaacacgttattgaTAAGAAAACTAAAGAGGATTGAcaaattctctcgaaattaaaagaaaaacaaaatgccaacactttagACATGGCATTGCTcattgtgtaactatttggtttatcggaagcttttactttgacgctctttgtttttgtgtttacttttgaagttgtgctatttatagtaacattggcaaTTTACCTGCCTACAGCCTGGACTTTCAGcggagcccggctaaaaatcaAAGCTCAAATCGCAGTAATTTACACCGTAATTTAAATCTCAATTTAAAATACGTGTCTTTAAAGAAAACACTTTGGCAATTAAAAAAACTCATTTCAAAAAGGTGATGCTTGATACATCATATACAGCTATACGTTATGAAATTCTGATTTAAAAGTTGTTCCACGGGGGTGTTAAAGAAGCATATGGAAAAACTAGCGTCGTATTCTTACTGTTATACTCAAAATCGTGAGATCCATTAATCGTTTTGAATCAGATCAACTAAGTATCATCCTTTGAAAGAGATATCAatgcaatgaaatcaaatagtacattactgccacatcggtgcatttacaaatgtattaacagcaaataaaaaaaatagcttacgtatatgcCTTAACCTAAAATGACACTACCCTGCGGTTTCcacaaaacaataaacatatcaaGTGAATGCAAACCATCTCAGTTTTATCACAACTGCTGATTGAATCCTAccttttctttaattaaaacgTTATATTAAtcatcttgtttaaaaaaaacaaaataatttcatatatatatatatatatatatatatatatatatatatatatatatatatatatatatatatatatattggtttGATACTGACTGACTAcaaataagtgttttgtttttcctgAGGACTATCAAATGACatacttatttttttcacaaaaacgcatgtacaagatgcctataactttgtccaaattaactcatttaaacttaaaatttctAATTTCACATTTCatatactctttaaaaatcttcgctTAACACATATTTActatcaatgttttgttttgtttttgtttctttttttgctATTCAATTGTAATCGTTTTCTCCCTATTTGAGCAAATTGCGACGAGGCCATTATGTTTTGttccagacacaacaatgtgacgtcaatattcataGGGCAACTATCCTTATTTTACTAAATTGCAAGGGGCAGTTACtccagatttttaaagaatttatggCATGTGGTTtctgtatttgaaaatatgaaatgtcgaaatgagtaggGGAAGCGTCGATCAATAatggccatattgcctaatattaattcTCAGTGAACTAACAAAGAGATATATGAGgaaatcacgtgctatgtttaaaccaacaaaagtgtgacatttcagtctgagggaaagataatatatatataaggtacATGCTACtaacattgtatttttatgctatgttatttgttaaaaaataatttcaaaaaatttcaaaaacgaaTATTGCATTTGTATTAgagtaaaaaaatgtttacctttTACATTCTCGGGAACACATCTTTTTTCAATTCGTTTTGTTCTCTCTGTTTATGAAAAAGAATTATAGTGAATACTTtgtgtatctttttttaaaaacgagCTTATATGTCTCTAGTTAGATGCAAAAGTATCATTTTAAGTATATTTTAGTAAAATAGCTACCTGAAATATCATGAATTTTTGTATCCAAATTCTGCAACTCTTTGATGTATTTAGATTCCTGTTCAGGATCCATAGAGCATTTTGTGATCTTAACAACTGCGTTCTGATAAATGGTTGATATGCGTAGGTACTTTTCCAAATCCTGAATAATGCTGGAAATTATTAGAACTTTCTTATTGAAATCGGTGTCGGAAATTGATATATCTGTACAATGCCCGTACTTGTTTCTTATCAATCGAATTCTTTCAATGTTTGCTGACACACTCCTGTCACTTGGGATTGGTTCATTTCCCCATTGTTTTGCATGAGGTGGAAGGTTGGATATATTCCGCAACAGAAAATAGAGTAAAGTTATATCAAAGTCTGAGTAGTTTCCATTGTGTATGATCCTTTCTTGTTCTTTGGTAATTGGAGGTTGTTTTCGTTTTGGTAAATTAGCTAAATATGTCGTAACCTTCTGTGACAGTGTTGACGGGGGGATCTCTTTCTTGAGAACATCACAAAGAACATCAGTACAAGGACCCAATATAATGCGGGCTACACGTGCAAGGTTGGTGGTTTCCCGCGTTGATGCATACTTTGAGTTAGCCATCATTAGTAAATCCCCGTACCATTTGTTCTGcaatttaaaaggatttttttttaagttttatgtcgtttcttttttttattagaaaagtGCGCtgcatgtataattttactCCTTTTTCTCACAAATATGCATGTTAAGTTAGTAAAGAGTTTATGAGAAtaatatatttgacaaaaaataaaatcaaacttatCGTTCTTTTCCATATAATATTACCAATACTTTCATAGATATAGTTTAGGGCTTTGTCAAGCATTATTTGCAGGCCTTGAATGTTGATCTCTTTTTCACTTAATGTTTTTAATCtcacaaattcaaaatggtaaGAGAGaatatgttgtttaaaaaataatcagccttaaattcttatattaaagaataaaataaaattctatcaATGATGTATTTTAATTGGtataatatttcttaattgatgtattatatattgtaatgtaatatattaaagaataaaataacatTCTATCAATGATGTATTTTAATTGGtataatatttcttaattgatGTATAATATTTCTCATAGAAACGTTGAAGATTTACTAATTATTTGGCAACAATTCTGGCAAATTTATAAAACAGTGACGCATATCTGGCTAAGTGAAGGTTGGTATCATTTAAGTCTATTTGATATCCCTAAATAACATCTTTTGTCTGTCccattttaatatcataatgacattttattgtttttaatgcatGTTTGCTAATTCTATCAGTCAACAATTATTAATCAACTTGTAAGTTAGGCTTAAATCAAATAGTTAGTCTTGATGAAAGATCTGAGGTTTCTCTCACTGGCAACACAGGTATGCCGCAATTGTTGTTACCCATGCATTTAAAACTAATTCGCCATATTTCCCAAAGAAAGGTCATACTATCCTTtgtctttttatctttttccaTATGTAACAAATTTAATCGAAGTTCGTTTACTGATGGCATCAACGAAGCAGTAGATTCTATGATAGGATACAACCACTTGTTTCTTGaagatataatttaaaatttcttgGTATGGATTAAGAACAACatttaattcattatatataattttatatataggaGTCGTTCACAACTCTTTAGATATGATTTAAACTATGTATCGACAATGTATGGTTTACAAACAAACGTtctggagatttttttttttatttttaacaagaaTTTCATACAAGAACTATGAACAGTTTTTatgcaagaaaattgaaaagatTGAGCAAGATTGTTTGGATTGGAGCATTcatatgttaacaaaaaaagctaatctgttttatttattttaatttaacaacAAAAGAAAGACTGTGTCGTATATTAACCCATCGATTTTAATGTCTATTCattctttatgaaaaaaacaacaatcgtTTTAATCCTTTTAATCATTGtgtgatttaaaaacaaatgcttTATTTTACGAGGGATGTCTTTTTTGCTAAAGATTTGGCTTTAAATAATATTGATGCCTGATATCCTTTAAGAAGGTTTGATGCAATTTCATTTCTGTTCTGCAAGAGCATTGATTTTACATGAACAATGGTTTATAAAACAGTTCATATATTTACGTGTTACTAAAGACTGCAGAGCTGTATATTAAAACCCACTGTGTATTTATCATGTTTTACGTAGAAACTTGAATTCTTTAAACACCCTATAGAAGGAGTCAAACAAAGCAAACACATACAAGTTAGACCATTCTTTCATGTGTGACGTTAAATCAAGTCAGTATTTGATATAACGAAGTACTAGATCATTTCAATTACACTCtacaatttcatcaaaatcgaaTATATTTGACTGAATTGCGACCTCTATTTTGAGACTAATGAATATGTTttcctacatgtacaatgtttcCCTGTCACagttttcttataaaattctaTTAAGATAAAGCTAATGAAACGTCCTTAAACTCAAAAGTCAAACAGAAATACAAACCAGGAGCTGTGCTAACACGGACCACTACAAAAACAAAGGCAGGATTAGGCGCTATGGAGAAGTTAGCATTTCCTGCTGACAGGTCACACCCACCGTGTGCCTTAAGTCGTAATTCGGTCAAGACTATTAATCGTTATCAACACTATACCTACATAAACATGTTTTTGGGTAAGGCTGACACTTTAAATAAGgcaatacaattattttttgacAAGAAATTTACTTACCTTTTCACATTCAAAGCCTCTAGCGCACTAcgttacattaaaaatatattcacgTCGTGTTTATTTCTCTCGTTACCTGGCAAATACTATTTCGTGATCGTCCCATGATTTAAAAACCTTTCAGCATTTCCTTACGCTTGATTAAGCAgtgcaaaatatttaaaaggcCAATTTATGAAATGGTAGCGCTGCATTCATTTTATTAGCAATGCGGCTTGTAACCCTCGGTCATATCAACCCGTTTTAAGTTCTTTACCTTAAtgattcagaatttttttttcaaatttgaaaattaattaaacagCCGATGGGTTTCCGAGATATATTAAAGAAATGTATAGGTTTTTACTTTGTTGATTGTGCTCTCGGATTATTTCCTTAAATATTATATGGAAGAaaaatatctgaacaaaatatgttttaacacTATGAATATCtgacaaatgttaaaaaatcccAAATTATTAATTACAAAGTGGGgctaatttgtaaatatttaaatttgaaagtcaacAATGTTCTAAAACTTGTAAACcgtagatttttttaatgatgatttGTTAAGAAAAATACTTGAAAGGCAGGTTTCTTATTGACTAGTTCCATctaatttatatcatttgattCTGGGTTTCATTTCATCGGACCTTTGGATCATCATACTCACTACAGGTATGTCGATGTAAGGGTGTATGGTTAACTTGGCGTTTCTCCAATTTTGTCGATTGACTAATCAAATTTCCTTTTTCCATTTTTGTTGAGCAGTCCCCATTAATTaatgttagaccataattaacaTCTAATtatctacggacttttccggggggggggggggtttcgaTTACATAATTACATGTTTCAAAGTTTGTATTTTGACTATCAAAGACAAACTTTATCATCAGcgttttatttttccatattaTGACATTTTCTCGGTTTTAACATTTACCTAGATTATGACATGCCCAATTGTGACAAaaagcacacggcgggtgcctctggtcagcagaggatgctaaCTCCTCCTaagcacctgatcctacctctataattttggaggtccgtgttgctctgttttgaatttgtatttcgcaTTATGGTTTTTTGAGaaggttgacggtttgttatgtcatttttttttacataatgatGTAAACATATCAGCATTGTCATTAATGTGTGATCTggaaaaaattgatacatgGGCTTCCACATGGTCTGTGCATTTCAACCATAACAAAACTTGTAATAAAAACTGTTCAAGACGGTCAAGAAATAATCATCTTCCTGTTCATTTAGGTTTCAATGGTATTTATATTAATGAATCTAAAACACATTGTGATCTTTCAAATTGATGCTAGATGGtcatgtcatatatatatatatatatatatatatatatatatatatatatatatatatatatatatatatatatatatatatatttatatatggaaAAGCTTGTTCAAGGTTAAAAATGCTGAAACATTAACTAGACAGGAGTGCattaattaagatttattttgcttttattcgGCCGATCCTGGAGTATGGTAGTATTGTATGAGAAAATTGTTTACAAGAAAATTCCAATCTCTTATAAAATGGCCAGATAAAAGCAGGtaaaataattacaggttttttttgaaaaactcATATCGGACTGCTCTGTATTCAAAGTTGGGATGCGAACCGTTATATAAGAGAAGGGAAGGATAAGAACTTTTAATATTCTACACGATTTTTATGATATAGCTCCTGTATTTAAACCAAGATTTGATTCTGCGTTTCAAACCGCCACAGCATAGATATAACCTTCGTAATATTGCTAACTTTAACTTCCTTATACCACAGTCAAGGACAGCTACATATTAAAACAGCTTCTTGCCATCCACTATTCAGTTAATATATAATGAACTATTGGAGACAAAATGTATTGAGTCctttttatctttcaaaaattttattcaattgttACTGAAATATAAGTCGTAACTTTGATCCTTGAGGGGAGAACTAAAATAGGCATAGCCTGAtgcccaatcctattatgtattcatttgcataataaaatatttgttaaattaaatttccaTATATCGGGGTTTCatccaaaacaaaaaacatccGAATATCAGTGGTTTTGTTGCAATGTCCCAGAAAAACTTCTTCAATTTCTAAGTGTTGGTATGATAACTAGCCTAAGGTCTAAATTAAACgtaacattcaaatatttaaagtttcgATAAATGTACTTTATTTGATGTCCACAAAAAATATATGAAGCATAAGTATAGCAAAAAGAATAACATAGTACGTAATGGTACAATAAAAGCAACACATAAATTGACTCCAAGGTcgtaaaatgtacatatgtacatgtacaataatataATCAATCATACTTCCTTTGTTAAGTTGCTAAATGTATACACAGACCTAATTCTGTCTGCCaacaattaaaattcaatttcggAGTGATTCGTGAAAAAAATAGTTTCCTTCCCTCTCTACAAAGTTTTAAATCGTGTAACAATATGAGCTGTATGCCaacaattaaaattcatttcgaAGTGATTCGTGAAAAATAATAGTTTCCTTCCCTCTCTACAAAGTTTATAAATTGTGGAACATATGAGTTGAGAGTGGCTCAATCTTCGGAGATTTCGCAGTTCCCACTTATTGAGAACTACTAGTAATTGACATCCTGATCAAACTATGAAAAGCAAActttttattatacaattttatacaTTGCATCCAc encodes:
- the LOC136276402 gene encoding uncharacterized protein, translated to MLEQVRSQPYVTFVGVPGSGKTATARHIALILQKEGYEIFPIKEINKIEDYSNQNIPQVFVIDDVLGVFGVNEHELHMINKYSERLKDPINRKTKTLVTCREAVFRNELVSDCVLVKGKNTVLLQSKENTLNDDDKQELLEKYSLDRDFLTSDNLASSSSMFPLLCKLFSSEPKLKVYGNSFFISPIECILKELDSLRIHNKHQYVSLVLLMANKNKLSEKMLDNGNNAAKETLEDNSFAEMKCSILRTCKVPSTTDNFQLINALSEMKGTYTKKNDDEFTFIHDSMFEIIAYHFGRKYPELILQYASSKYIASYVKLDKDNSRKRKREEECEEDKESEDKKRIQTSHESETIIDLSIKLHEPQYSMLADRLFKDVYNGEFYDVFGNEALKTPSVFQKFIALLNKKSYNDLYTLLISELNNASEVDTWNYEPKKYGDEEKKHTRLGMFEYDFLINDTIIERRHGRLYPYMSCLKGIQWVIIFGHYKILQYILDQMIQTNGNIIDLFLSRYNEDHQSYSFINQTDIDNNVNSSCSDQDDDEASFIDSDSNSDIICDTYDEPFFVEQCRLLCLGCYSGDLDTVQILLKHVNTDALNNRVWPSGMVYFEKNPLIIACKY